The sequence below is a genomic window from Bos javanicus breed banteng chromosome 5, ARS-OSU_banteng_1.0, whole genome shotgun sequence.
TAAGCTCTACCTGAGCGACAACCGCCTCAACAGCCTGCCTCCAGAGCTGGGCCAGCTGCAGAACCTGCAGATTCTGGCCCTGGATTTCAACAACTTCAAGGCTCTGCCACAGGTGGTGTGTACCTTGAAACAGCTCTGCATCCTCTACCTGGGCAACAACAAACTCTGTGACCTCCCCAGGGAGCTGAGCCTGCTCCAGAACCTCCGGACCCTGTGGGTTGAGGCCAATTATCTCACCAAGTTGCCGGAGGTGGTCTGTGAGCTGAGTCTCCTTAAGACGTTGCACGCTGGCTCCAACGCCCTGCGTCTGCTGCCAGGCCAGCTCCAGCGCCTCCGGGAGCTGAGGACCATCTGGCTCTCAGGTAACCTGCTGACAGACTTCCCCCCTGTGCTGCTTCACATGCCTTTCCTGGAGATAATCGATGTGGATCGGAACAGCATCCGCTACTTCCCCAGCCTGGCCCACCTGTCAAGCCTGAAGCTGGTCATCTATGACCACAATCCTTGCAGGAATGCACCCAAGGTGGCCAAAGGGGTGCGTCGAGTGGGAAGATGGGCAGAGGAGACCCCAGAGCCTGACCCTAGAAAAGCCAGACGCTATGCGTTGGCCAGGGAGGAAAGCCAGGAGGCACAGCTACCTGCCTTGCCTCCACTTCCTCCTACCAACTCCTGAGAAGCTTCAGTTGCAGGTCAAAGCCAAGGACAACTCCAGCATCTTCTGGAGATCGCTCCATTAGAGTGCAGAGGATTGCTCTGGGCCATGTGGGGAATCTCTGCCAGCGGCAAATGGAACAGCATCAGATGGAATGCCTAACCCATAAGTAGAAAATACTCTTGGCCAAGAACCTCTCTCCCAAAGGGAACTGTGTGCTATAGGTAGCATGACAACTTCTTTGCAAGAAAATCAGCCTCTCCAAACAGGTATTTTCAAACACCGGAAAGAAAGGCTGGGACACTATGGCCTCCCCGAGTCTCTAGAACTGGCTGGTCATGAGGCTCACGCGCTTCTCAAATCAGGTGTAAGTTACAGGACTCATCTAACAATTCAGGTGGCCTGTCTCCAGTCCTCTGCCGGGTGTATTTTCATATTATGAATGACCATAAATGGCATGAAAATATTCATGTTAAAATATTCAGGTTACTTATGACATGCCTACCTAGTCGGATTCACAGAAACTCTTTATTGTTGCAAAGGCTGGAGATGAAGCTTTCCCCCTGCAATTCAGTGGCTGCTGACACCCCTGCTGGAGAATGCCTCCTGGTAGAGTCCAGctgtaactttttctttttcccagctGTCATTTTGAACTTGACTGTGGTTCATGCTGATTTCACTCATTTTCCTTGTAAAGATTTGACCAAAGGTCCACTCCCACCTGTTTACTGTCACTGGCAATGCTGAAAGTCATCTAGAAAATAGAACCTCTTTGGCAGGGTGGTCTTATTAAAATCAAGCCAAGGTGTAACTGGTTGCCCCAGTGGAACAGAATCCTACTGTTTACTTAACAGTAAAGAACCAGGGTTGAATTAAATCCCTTTGCATGCAGGGACCGCATTTCCAGAATCATATTAGGTAAAAAGTTGCGAAAAATCTGTTCGCTTGAAAAAAGCATTTGGAAATTGGAATTGCAGGTTGTAGTGTACACATAGGAAATGTCTGcctcttcagcctcagcatctctGCCTTCCCTGATTTGTTTTTGTATAGAATCTTTTGGTGGTCCATGTATAAACCTAGGTATTCAAGCTGCTATTTCTTTGAAGTATTAATATGTTAATTATGACCTTTTCTTCTCCCCATGAATATGTCAACTTTACAGAAACTGCTGTCAATGGGTAGTTTAATAACACAATCCCTTTTGCCCTTGAACTCTTTCAGGAAAGTGTCATCTTAACTAAAACACATTGAAAACGTTAGCTTTTAAAAAGTTCGCTCTCCATAAAAGCATCTTAACCCAGCAAAGTTCAGTTCTAAAACGACATTAGACAGACTATTTTCCTGTTTTACTTCCACAAATTTTTCTTGCTAAACCTGAGGAAGTTTCATGGTTTCACATAATCTCTTCCTATCACCACCTTCCAGTCTGTAGAGTATCTGCAACCCATTGATTAGATGGCCAAAGCATCCTTTTAATCACTAAACTGTCAAATACTTAACTCCTTTAGCAATGAGTCCAGATTTCTACTAGAAAGCTAGAATTTAGTCTATTTACTCATTCCTAATGACTGCAATTAAACTATACTCAGCTGATACTAGAAACGTTCTGCCAGGAAGACTGCCTTCTGAGCGGCATCACAGCTCATCCTTAATAATAGCTATGACTTTCTTTTGACCTTCTCTACCCcctcctaggggcttccctggtggctcagacatcaagaatttgcctgcaatgcaagacctgggttcaatccctgggttggaagatcccatggagaagggaaaggctacccactccagtattctgacctggagaattccatggactgtacggcctatagggttgcaaagagtcagacatgactgagagactttcactcactcactccctccctctcctaATAAGGAAGCCACAAGTTGTAATATGGTTAAGAGCATGTCCCTTCAAACTACCTGAGATCAAATCCTACTTTGGTCATTTACTGGTCACTTACTTCTCTGTGGGCCTGTTTTCTAGTCAGTAAAATGGTAAGTTTCTGCCTCTTGGGGCACTGTCAAGTTTAAACAAATTACTGTGTGCGAAGTACACTGAACAGTGTGTGGCAGGTTATGGCTAATGTTTACTTAATATGCTGTTTTACTGTCATATCGTGGCCGCACGACACTTTTACCCTACAACCAGTGTAACTCCGTGTTTAAAGGAATAAACCATAaatagcaaaacaacaacaacaaaaaactttctCAGTAAATTTTCAACGAACAGTATCTCTGGTCTTGAATATACGAAATACTACTACAATGTGATCAAACACTTCTGCCTTACCTACATAGGAAAACACAGGTATAATTACCAaggattcatttttttaagattctaaatGAATATACCCTGCTGTTATTCTATAATTTGCAAAAtcattaaaatacatgaaaatgtgaGACTTTCCCTtggcactaatcccattcctaTCATGAGAGCAAAAGACATGAGACTGACGACATGGGTATGTGTCTGCTAGACAATTTACTGTCTTTtatcactgtaaaaaaaaaaaaaaatacacacacacaccccttgtaATCTCACTACCTTAGAAAGAATactaatgctattttaaaatgctattttaaaggGTGCTTTCCCCTCCCTTCTGGTCCATCCACTTCTGAGAACACGAAGCAGGTGATACTTGTCTTTGAACCCAGTGCTTAGTAGTTCTATCACTGAATTTTGGAGATTTTACCACGCACCTAGGCCACAGGACAGGGAAACACACGGACACTTACAAAGCACTATCCTCAGGGTCCTGTGTAAGTTAATTCACTTAGTTTTGTCAATACTTCTTTGAAAGGTGTTATATGTActgctcaaatttttaaaatgtgaaatcttTATTCATACTGATAATCAAAAAATGTTCTATAATACTACTATGATTAAAAGGTGAAGTGCTctttacatttctgttttaatgGTGTTCTAAAACACTAGAGTAGGCACAAAACAAGGCAGACTTCAGTAAAGGATTTTATACAAAGTATTCTATTGACTTTTACGCCTCAGAGTCCTGACAAGAAAATGCATGTTAGGGTAACACAAGTAATTGTATTCAGCATTAAGTAACAGCAGCAGCTGTCCCCACCCATATGGCCCAATGAACAGGGAACAGATATGTTACCAAAATGCAGGAAGAGCTGAGAGCCACGAAAAGAGGAGCTGCCCAGTAAGCTATATAGTGGCAGGTCTCCAGGGTTGCAACCAATTCcagagaaaaagagcaaaaacaggaagaaaataccAACTCCCATTCCCCACCAGTGCCTCCTGAATTAAGCCATATAAGACCAGACTACAGGGAGTTGTAAGGCAGTCTGCAAGGGTAATAAGCCCCATGGCCTCCAAGCAGGCAAAGAATGGATTCTGACTTGAGAAGAGTAAAATACCCAGCACAAATAGTATTCTTcttcaaagaaaaacagaaggctactaaaatggactttaaaatcCTAAGCACTTAATTTCTATGCAGTTAGTATTAACATACATTCCAAAAATCTCCATGTCACAAAAGTCTtgtgaaaactgaaaaactgTTTCCATAACTGTTTCTGAGTTAAAAGAAACTCTATCCTAAAACTCTTACAGGAATTAGAGGGGCCTAAATTGGTACTTTACCTCTGAAACTTAAAAACTTCGTAATTCATGAACTTGGGATATTCTAGGCCAATGATGAAAAAATCTGTAAGGTCTTCAAAGGATATGAATCAAAGAGGGAAAGAAACATGGGTGTATTCTTGAATATACAATTAAGCTCTTATATTTCTACCTCTTAACACTTACTGTCTTTTTAGGACCTTTGGAAAAAATGAGCCAAAATACAGTGTAGATTAAAATCCTACTCCAAGCTACCTCGTCCCTCAGGATAAATGTTTATCCACCTACCTCTCGCATGGAAACCTCTGCACATTTTCTAGGCCATGATATGTTCAACTGCTCCACCTATCTGAGTTGTGGGATGAAAAATGATGTTATGATGTGtgacaatgtattttaaaaatgacacagcAAATGTACTAttgtttctaaaaatgaaaaaagtaaaaacctGTATAAACCTCTTTGATGATCTCAGAAGTGTCTCCTTTATGTCAATTTTGGAGGATATAAGCTAGTATCAcaataaaaaccaaaattttcCAGTTGTAATAGCTTCTACAAAGTAGTGCTAAAATGCTGAGATAAACTTTTGGACAAGAACAAAACAGGCTGGTTTATCAGTATTTCTCTGAAAACCCTTTGATGCTCTATGTGAGTAAAACATCTCTCCAGAATTCTAGCAGAGGTACCCAATGTAAGACTACTACTGGGCTCTTATTTAATTTCTTGCACACTTTGCTGAATTAACCTCCAAATCTAAATTCACCTTTAAACCATCAAATTCAGCACATACTTACAATCTATCTAGAAtgcatttaccaaaaaaaaaaaaaccacccaagaAACCCTAGCAAAACAATCAACAATGCGGACACATGGATATGCTAACCATATCCACGCCCTATAAAATTACCAGATGTAATTTGAAGAAGCTTGCAGCAGCcaacatttaaaatgtaactcTTTCACACTTGAAGTAACAGAAACCACCATaaattttttcctgtgtttgagAGAGTATGTAGACTACACAAAATTAAGAGTACTATATGTTTCTTTCACAAAACAAAATGGTCAACTGGAAAATGTATGATTAAGAATCAAATGATAAAGTTTATAATGTCTCACTTGGCCTTAcattaatcaaaataattttttcataaatatgtaATATCAATCATTAATTAAACTAGAACAACTCTACACTCCAAATATAATAATTCACTCCCATTTAGAGTAAACCAGGTACAAATCACTAAGTCAGTTAAGAACTAAGTAAttgttcaaatttttattttgatgcacAGTATGAGGAATGAACTCTTAAATCAACTgaattttatagaaatgaaacaGCAAATAAATTAGACCCATGTTAAAATAGAAGGTCAGTTAAATGTCCAAATTTAAGGACATAACAGCCACAGATAAACTTCAATTCTATATTCTTCTTTCAGGAAGTCAAAGTCTTTCAAACACAACTTTACTATGAACTGGTCCAGAGCTCAACAGCATACGGGAATGCTTAACAGGGGTGGTGATCAGGGACACGCTTCCTGTAAGAATTAAAACAGGGcaatagtgaaaatgaaaagcatGACTGTAACCGAAGGTCTATATTAAATACAAACGCAGCTAGAGTACTACTTTTATTAAAACcaattttaaatgtgtaaaaagGATGTTTCTATCTCACAGTTAACATCCCTTAATTATTGTATTGTTAAGAGAACAGGAAAAATCTGCAGTGTGCGGGTTGCAGGTAGGTACTCAGCAGTTCTCAGCTTCTCACCCAAACAACCTACTTACCAAATATATACTTTCCAGAAAATGGTTAGTTCATGTTTTTAGCTTATGCTAGTTAATTTTACGAAATGAGTCAAAGATGGTTCTCTCAGTCAGAAGTTGTAAAATGACAAGTCTTTGGGGTTTCTAAATTAAAACTTCTGGGTC
It includes:
- the LRRC10 gene encoding leucine-rich repeat-containing protein 10 translates to MQSPGYNEGEGRPQSRSSSPVVGGLRLAMGNTIRAFVAFIPADRCQNYVARDLREMPLDRMVDLSGSQLRRFPVHVCSFQELVKLYLSDNRLNSLPPELGQLQNLQILALDFNNFKALPQVVCTLKQLCILYLGNNKLCDLPRELSLLQNLRTLWVEANYLTKLPEVVCELSLLKTLHAGSNALRLLPGQLQRLRELRTIWLSGNLLTDFPPVLLHMPFLEIIDVDRNSIRYFPSLAHLSSLKLVIYDHNPCRNAPKVAKGVRRVGRWAEETPEPDPRKARRYALAREESQEAQLPALPPLPPTNS